The DNA segment ATATTTTTAACTTCATCAGATTCATCTGAAAATTTTGAATCTGTTCCTAAATAATGAGTATATTTATACTCCGCACTGTATGCATACTCTAATGGTGTAACAAACTCATCATTATCTGGGTTAAAATATTTTTTATTAGGATCAATTCCTTTATTTATAAAAAATTTTAAAACATCAATATTATCTATTCCAATTAATAAAACAGGAACTTTATTAAAGACTTCAAAATTTTCTTTGTACATAACATCAATCATGTCAGAAGTCTCTAAATTCCAATTATAGATAAATTGATAAAGATATTTCTCCTTATTTTTTTCAAATAATTTTTGAATTTCATTATTTAAAAGAATATAACTTAAAAATTTATAATCCTTCTCAATTATGCATATAGATATATAATCATCATTTTTCTTATTTTTATAATTCAGGTTAACACCCTTTTCAACAATGGCTTTTTCAATTTCAAAATTCTTATTATAAATTGCCAGAGATAACAATGTATTGTTTTCATCCTCATCCATTATATTAACATCTGCATTATCATTTATTAAAAATAAACTAAAATTCGTTAGATTCTTACTAACTGCATACATCAACAATGGTTGTTTATTATATATAATATTCTTATCAGCACCTAACTGTATTATTTTACATGCCTTTTTATATTCATAATTATCCAGAGCTATTATTAACTGATCTTCTAATGAAATAGTTGTATTCTTATGAGAATTATTTTTTAAATTACAACTAAAAAGAAGAAGTAGTACCCATATACTAAAAAAAAATCTATTCATTTTCACAGTCATCCATTTTACTAATAATATAAATAGCCGTAACATCAGATATTTCATTAGTACCTGTTACAAAACCAGTTGGAAACTTTCCAGCTCTTGAGGGGCCTTGCGGTTTTCTGACTTGAGGTAGACAAATTTCTATTGATGGGAATAATAAATACTTTCTATCTTTTTTATCATCTCTTTATCGTTGCTTAATTCGGCTGCTTTTAAGCAGGATTTATCAAGTATTGCCCCATATTCAAGAAGCAAATCCACCTGGCTTTCCCACATCATTCCTTTTTTTATTGCTTCATAAAGCGGCGAAGTAGCATTTTCATCCTGGCACATTTTTTTAAATTCATCATAGGTTAATTCATCTTTATATGTCTGCCAGTCAAACGCCTTACCGTTGCCTTTTGCATTTACATCTGCACCCTTGTCTAAAAATGCCTTTAGCAGTCTGTTGGTATCTTCTACATAGCAGACCTGTTCTTTATATCCCTTTTTCCCAATAAAGAAACTGTCATATACGATTACAAAAACATAAGGATACAAAGAGATATCAGCACCATAATCTATTAAAAGATTTAACATCTGCACATCTGGTGTTGGATTTGGAATTTTTTCTTCACGTAATAATCTATAATAAGTAGTATAATGACTTTCTGCTACTAACAATAATGGATTTGATTCAATCCATCCGCATTCACCAAAGCATAAATCAGGATTATGTCCATTTTCTAATAATTCCTTTAAAAGTAAGGGATTGTCTTCATACCAATTGATTGCATAATACATCCTTCTGTTTTCTTTCTGTTCTTCAGTCATATGATTTACAGCATTTTCTCTTATTTCAGTAAGAACATTTTTTACTTTTTTTTCTAATTGTTTATTAATAAAATCACAGCCAGATAATAAAAAAATCAAAGTTAAAATAAAAAAACTAATTATTTTTTTCATTTATACGAATCCCCCCATGATACTGTTACTTTTGTTCCCCTTTAATTGTTATTTCATTTTCATTTGGATCGGAAAACTCAACCGGATTATTTCCGGCGTAGTGGTACAAATTGCTGTTTGTTAGCGCTTAAACTGGCACTTTTATAAAGTCAGCAATGCTTTTTGTACTAGAACCTGTCCTTCCCTGAAAATTTTCTGCCTCAAATCTATCACACTGGCTGCGTTTTGTATGCAGGGCTTGCGGTTTTCTGACATGAGGCAGACAAATTTCTATTGATGGGGGGGGATTATAACTGTCTGCCTAGTATTATTTCCTTTGCATAACCTTTTTTATCAAAAATAAAGTTCACAAAAATAAAAAATCATTTGATACAAATTCTAAAGTTGTTTCTGTTTTAGAAAAGGGTTTATTCTGAATTATTTTTTCGATATCTTTTTTGTTTAAACCAATAAGCTGACTCAAATTATGTTTGTCATTTTCTGCATTTAATGTAACTGTCTGAATCGTATAAGTATCGCCTTGCTTGTAATACATAATTACTATACCTTCAGCTGATAAAAAAACTTTTTCATAATTATCAATTTTTATAAGACTGTCTGCTTCTACTGTTTTTATTTGTAAATATCCCTTTTTAAATTCCAGATATGGATCTTTTGAAATTCCTTCAAATATTGATGATTCAAATAACTGTATTTCATCATACTTTTTTTCAGAAGAAGTTTTCTTCAAATTTGACTTTTTGTAACAAGAAGAAATACTTGCAATAAGCAATAAAATAAAAAGGTATTTTAATAATTTCATAGTTTATTTTCTCCTAATCATGTACATAAACAAAAGAAGCACCGTTTACAGAATTCAAAGCCTTGTCTGAAAGTCTGGCAAATTCATCTGCTTCTGCCTCAAATCTATCACAGTGGCTGCGTTTTGTATGCAGGGCTTGCAGTT comes from the Treponema rectale genome and includes:
- a CDS encoding ankyrin repeat domain-containing protein, whose protein sequence is MNRFFFSIWVLLLLFSCNLKNNSHKNTTISLEDQLIIALDNYEYKKACKIIQLGADKNIIYNKQPLLMYAVSKNLTNFSLFLINDNADVNIMDEDENNTLLSLAIYNKNFEIEKAIVEKGVNLNYKNKKNDDYISICIIEKDYKFLSYILLNNEIQKLFEKNKEKYLYQFIYNWNLETSDMIDVMYKENFEVFNKVPVLLIGIDNIDVLKFFINKGIDPNKKYFNPDNDEFVTPLEYAYSAEYKYTHYLGTDSKFSDESDEVKNIRKIIKFLKTKTASPHQ